A genome region from Vicia villosa cultivar HV-30 ecotype Madison, WI unplaced genomic scaffold, Vvil1.0 ctg.000011F_1_1, whole genome shotgun sequence includes the following:
- the LOC131621831 gene encoding xanthine dehydrogenase 1-like, translating to MGSLKKIDEVEHDLQVSSNDSPILYVNGVRRVLPDGLAHLTLLEYLRDIGLTGTKLGCGEGGCGACTVMVSHYDTNLRKSLHYAVNACLAPLYSVEGMHVITVEGLGSCRHGLHPIQESLARTHGSQCGFCTPGFVMSMYALLRSNQTPPTEEQIEECLAGNLCRCTGYRAIIEAFRVFAKTSDILYTGVSSLSLQEGQSVCPSTGKPCSCNLNSVNDKCVDSVNDKCVDSVDRHKPTSYNEVDGTKYTEKELIFPPELLLKKPTFLNLTGFGGLKWYRPITLQHVLDLKAKYPNAKLIVGNTEVGIEMRLKRIQYQVLVSVMHVPELNVLDARDDGIEIGAAVRLSVLLNFFRKVVTERAAHETSSCKAFIEQLKWFAGSQIRNVSSIGGNICTASPISDLNPLWMAARAKFRIIDSKGNIKTVLAENFFLGYRKVDLAYDEILLSVFLPWNKTFEFVKEFKQSHRRDDDIAIVNAGIRVHLQEHSDNWVVADASIVYGGVAPCSLSAIKTKEFLIEKIWDQDLLKNALKILQKDIVIKDDAPGGMVEFRKSLTLSFFFKFFLWVSHQMDGIKESIPLSHLSAVHSVHRPPVTGSQDYEIMKQGTSVGSPEVHLSSRLQVTGEALYADDIPMPPNGLHAVLVLSRKPHARILSIDDSGARTSPGFVGLFLAKDVPGDNMIGAVVADEELFAVEYVTCVGQAIGVVVADTHENAKIAARKVHIEYEELPAILSIQDAINARSFHPNTEKYMNKGDVDHCFQSGKCDRIIEGEVQIGGQEHFYLEPHGSFVWTLDGGNEVHMISSTQAPQKHQKYVSHVLGLPMSKVVCKTKRIGGGFGGKETRSAFIAAAASIPSYLLNRPVKITLDRDVDMMISGQRHSFLGKYKVGFTNEGKLLALDLEIYNNAGNSLDLSLAILERAMFHSDNVYEIPNVRIMGRVCFTNFPSNTAFRGFGGPQGMLITENWINRIAVELNMSPEVIREINFQGEGSILHYGQIVEHCPLSRLWSELKLSCDFVKTREEVDQFNTHNRWRKRGIAMIPTKFGISFTTKLMNQAGALVNVYTDGTVLVTHGGVEMGQGLHTKVAQIAASAFNIPLSSVFISDTSTDKVPNSSPTAASASSDMYGAAVLDACEQIMARMEPIASQHKFNTFTELVNACYAERIDLSAHGFYITPDIGFDWITGKGKPFRYFTYGAAFAEVEIDTLTGDFHTKVADIILDLGYSLNPAIDVGQIEGAFIQGLGWVALEELKWGDAAHKWIPSGWLNTCGPGAYKIPSINDVPLKFNVSLLKGHPNVKAIHSSKAVGEPPFFLASAVFFAIKDAIRASRVEMGRADWFPLDSPATPERIRMACLDEFTSSFVNSDFHPKISV from the exons atgggaTCATTGAAGAAGATCGATGAAGTTGAACACGATTTGCAGGTTTCTTCAAACGATTCTCCTATTTTATACGTTAATGGAGTTCGTAGAGTTTTACCTGATGGATTAGCTCATTTGACCTTACTTGAGTATCTCAGAG ATATAGGTCTTACAGGGACTAAACTAGGCTGCGGTGAAGGAGGTTGTGGGGCTTGCACTGTTATGGTTTCTCATTATGATACAAATTTGAGGAAAAGCTT aCACTATGCTGTCAATGCTTGCTTAGCACCTCTATATTCTGTTGAAGGGATGCATGTGATTACAGTGGAGGGACTTGGAAGCTGCAGGCATGGTTTGCATCCTATCCAG GAATCTCTGGCCCGTACTCACGGTTCACAATGTGGATTTTGTACACCTGGTTTTGTTATGTCCATGTATGCGTTATTACGGTCAAATCAAACACCGCCTACTGAAGAACAAATAGAAGAATGTCTTGCTGGAAATTTATGCCGGTGCACCGGTTACAGAGCAATAATTGAAGCATTCCGTGTCTTTGCCAAAACTAGTGATATCTTATATACTGGCGTTTCTTCATTGAGCCTTCAAGAAGGCCAGTCTGTTTGCCCATCAACTGGGAAACCCTGTTCGTGTAATTTAAACAGTGTAAATGATAAATGTGTAGACAGTGTTAATGATAAATGTGTAGACAGTGTTGACAGACATAAACCTACTTCCTATAATGAAGTAGATGGGACCAAATATACAGAAAAGGAACTTATTTTTCCTCCTGAACTGTTGTTAAAGAAACCAACCTTCTTAAATTTGACTGGATTTGGCGGGCTAAAGTGGTATCGGCCTATAACACTTCAACACGTATTGGATTTAAAAGCCAAATATCCTAATGCAAagttgatagtcggtaatactgAAGTAGGAATTGAGATGAGACTAAAGAGAATACAATATCAAGTTCTGGTTTCTGTAATGCATGTACCAGAACTAAATGTTTTGGATGCTAGAGATGATGGCATAGAAATAGGTGCTGCAGTGAGATTATCCGTTCTCTTGAATTTTTTCAGGAAGGTTGTGACTGAGCGAGCTGCTCATGAAACTTCATCTTGTAAAGCTTTTATTGAGCAACTGAAATGGTTTGCTGGATCACAGATAAGAAATGTTTCATCGATTGGTGGGAATATATGTACTGCCAGCCCAATATCAGACTTGAATCCTCTCTGGATGGCAGCTAGAGCAAAGTTTCGAATTATTGACTCAAAAGGAAACATCAAAACAGTACTGGCAGAAAATTTCTTCCTGGGTTATCGCAAAGTGGATTTGGCGTATGATGAAATCTTGCTCTCAGTATTCTTGCCATGGAATAAGACCTTTGAGTTTGTGAAAGAATTTAAACAGTCTCATAGAAGGGATGATGATATTGCGATTGTAAATGCTGGTATTCGCGTTCATCTTCAGGAACATAGTGATAACTGGGTTGTCGCTGATGCATCGATTGTTTATGGTGGGGTGGCACCATGTTCACTTTCTGCAATTAAAACTAAGGAATTTCTCATTGAAAAGATTTGGGACCAAGATCTGTTGAAAAATGCATTGAAAATTCTGCAAAAGGATATAGTAATTAAGGATGATGCTCCTGGTGGAATGGTAGAGTTCCGGAAATCTTTGACTCtgagtttcttttttaaattttttctctgGGTGTCACATCAAATGGATGGCATCAAAGAGTCTATACCGTTATCCCATCTATCTGCAGTGCACTCAGTCCACCGCCCACCAGTTACAGGATCTCAGGACTATGAAATCATGAAACAAGGGACATCCGTGGGTTCTCCTGAGGTTCATCTATCTTCAAGACTTCAG GTCACAGGAGAAGCTTTATATGCTGATGACATACCAATGCCTCCAAATGGCTTGCATGCTGTCTTAGTTTTGAGTAGAAAACCGCATGCCCGAATACTTTCAATTGATGATTCAGGGGCAAGGACTTCACCTGGATTTGTGGGCTTGTTTCTAGCGAAAGATGTACCAGGTGATAATATGATTGGAGCGGTTGTTGCCGATGAGGAGCTTTTTGCCGTGGAATATGTCACATGTGTGGGTCAG GCAATAGGAGTTGTTGTGGCTGATACTCATGAAAATGCAAAGATAGCTGCAAGAAAAGTTCACATTGAGTATGAAGAGCTCCCAGCTATCTTGTCAATACAGGATGCCATCAATGCTAGAAGTTTTCATCCCAACACAGAAAAGTATATGAATAAAGGTGATGTTGATCACTGTTTTCAGTCAGGCAAGTGTGACAGAATAATTGAAGGGGAAGTTCAGATAGGAGGTCAGGAACACTTTTATTTGGAGCCACACGGCAGTTTTGTTTGGACATTAGATGGTGGAAACGAAGTTCATATGATATCATCCACTCAA GCTCCTCAGAAGCACCAGAAATATGTTTCTCATGTTCTAGGTCTTCCCATGTCAAAAGTTGTTTGCAAAACAAAGCGAATTGGTGGTGGATTTGGGGGAAAGGAGACAAGATCAGCTTTTATTGCCGCAGCAGCTTCGATCCCATCTTATCTATTAAATCGACCAGTGAAAATCACACTGGATCGAGATGTAGACATGATGATATCTGGGCAACGCCATAGTTTCCTAGGGAAGTATAAG GTTGGATTTACAAATGAAGGGAAGCTGCTTGCATTGGATCTTGAAATTTATAACAATGCTGGAAATTCACTGGATTTGTCACTTGCTATACTTGAACGTGCTATGTTTCATTCGGATAATGTGTATGAAATACCAAATGTGAGGATAATGGGAAGGGTTtgcttcactaatttccctagTAACACTGCTTTTCGTGGATTTGGTGGCCCTCAAGGCATGCTTATTACTGAAAACTGGATTAATAGGATTGCTGTGGAACTCAATATGAGCCCAGAAGTGATACGG gaaattaATTTTCAAGGTGAAGGATCCATATTGCATTATGGTCAGATAGTTGAGCACTGCCCTCTATCCCGGCTATGGAGTGAATTGAAGTTATCCTGTGACTTTGTGAAGACACGTGAAGAAGTTGACCAATTCAATACTCACAACCGCTGGAGGAAGCGTGGCATTGCTATGATTCCTACTAAGTTTGGTATATCCTTTACAACGAAGCTTATGAACCAG GCAGGGGCTTTGGTTAATGTCTATACAGATGGAACTGTCCTAGTTACCCATGGTGGTGTGGAAATGGGGCAAGGTTTACATACGAAAGTGGCTCAGATTGCGGCATCAGCTTTCAATATCCCCCTTAGTTCTGTCTTTATATCAGATACAAGTACTGATAAG GTTCCTAATTCTTCGCCAACAGCGGCTTCTGCAAGTTCTGATATGTATGGAGCAGCGGTTTTAGATGCATGTGAGCAAATAATGGCACGCATGGAACCTATTGCTTCCCAACATAAATTCAACACTTTTACTGAG CTTGTTAATGCGTGCTATGCAGAGCGAATTGACCTTTCTGCCCATGGATTTTATATTACACCTGATATTGGCTTTGATTGGATCACGGGTAAAGGAAAACCTTTTAGGTATTTCACTTACGGGGCTGCATTTGCCGAGGTTGAAATTGACACCTTGACTGGAGATTTTCACACCAAAGTGGCAGACATAATCTTGGATCTCGGTTATTCTCTGAATCCTGCAATAGATGTTGGACAG ATAGAAGGAGCTTTTATTCAAGGTTTGGGTTGGGTTGCTTTAGAGGAACTTAAATGGGGCGATGCAGCTCATAAATGGATCCCCTCTGGGTGGCTTAACACTTGTGGACCTGGAGCTTATAAAATTCCTTCTATAAACGACGTTCCCTTGAAATTTAACGTCTCACTTCTGAAG GGTCATCCAAATGTAAAGGCAATCCATTCGTCTAAAGCAGTTGGCGAGCCTCCGTTTTTCCTAGCATCAGCTGTGTTCTTTGCCATAAAGGATGCCATCCGAGCTTCAAGAGTTGAAATGGGGCGCGCTGACTGGTTTCCTCTTGATAGTCCAGCAACTCCTGAGAGAATTCGGATGGCTTGTTTAGATGAATTTACATCATCTTTTGTTAATTCAGATTTCCATCCCAAAATTAGTGTCTGA
- the LOC131621832 gene encoding extensin-2-like has translation MITSLTYALAFCLIAISVHINVAADKPYYATQPKYYSSPPTKHTEYPSSQKVPQHAEYPSSKTVPQHAEHSHNYHKLTPSYTYKSPPPPPYIYKSPPPPSPSPPPPYIYKSPPPPSPSPPPPYVYKSPPPPSPSPPPPYVYKSPPPPSPSPPPPYVYKSPPPPSPSPPPPYVYKSPPPPSPSPPPPYVYKSPPPPSPSPPPPYVYKSPPPPSPPPPPPYVYKSPPPPSPSPPPPYVYKSPPPPSPSPPPPYVYKSPPPPSPSPPPPYVYKSPPPPSSSPPPPYVYKSPPPPSPSPPPPYVYKSPPPPSHSPAPTYVYKSPPPPSPSPPPPYVYKSPPPPSPSPPPPYVYKSPPPPSPSPPPPYVYKSPPPPSHSPAPTYVYKSPPPPSPSPPPPYVYKSPPPPSPSPPPPYVYKSPPPPSPSPPPPYVYKSPPPPSSSPPPPYVYKSPPPPSPSPPPPYIYKSPPPPSPSPPPPYIYKSPPPPSPSPPPPYVYKSPPPPSHLPPYIHKSPTPNVHKHPAYHLPYLYNSPPPPPRVY, from the coding sequence ATGATAACTTCACTCACCTATGCATTGGCATTTTGCCTAATTGCTATCAGTGTTCATATTAATGTTGCTGCTGATAAACCTTATTATGCAACTCAGCCAAAGTACTACTCTTCACCACCTACAAAGCATACAGAATATCCATCCTCACAAAAAGTCCCACAGCATGCAGAATATCCATCCTCAAAGACAGTCCCACAGCATGCAGAACACTCACACAATTATCACAAATTAACTCCATCATATACATACAAATCTCCACCACCTCCACCTTATATTTATAAGTCACCACCGCCACCTTCTCCCTCACCTCCTCCACCATATATCTACAAATCTCCACCCCCACCATCTCCATCACCACCCCCTCCTTATGTTTATAAGTCACCACCACCACCTTCTCCCTCACCTCCCCCACCATATGTCTACAAATCTCCTCCACCTCCCTCTCCATCACCTCCGCCTCCGTATGTCTACAAGTCTCCACCTCCTCCGTCCCCTTCACCTCCTCCACCATATGTCTACAAGTCCCCACCACCACCTTCTCCATCACCACCACCTCCATATGTGTACAAATCTCCACCCCCACCATCCCCATCACCACCCCCTCCATATGTTTACAAGTCACCACCACCACCTTCTCCCCCACCTCCGCCACCATATGTTTACAAATCTCCTCCTCCTCCGTCTCCATCACCACCGCCTCCCTATGTCTATAAGTCTCCACCTCCTCCGTCTCCTTCACCTCCACCACCATATGTCTACAAGTCCCCACCACCACCTTCTCCATCACCGCCACCTCCATATGTGTACAAGTCTCCACCACCGCCATCCTCCTCACCACCACCTCCATATGTTTACAAGTCACCACCGCcaccttctccttcacctcccCCACCATATGTCTACAAATCTCCTCCACCTCCCTCTCATTCACCAGCGCCTACGTATGTGTATAAGTCTCCACCTCCTCCGTCCCCTTCACCGCCACCCCCATATGTGTACAAGTCTCCACCACCGCCTTCTCCATCACCGCCACCTCCATATGTTTACAAGTCACCACCGCcaccttctccttcacctcccCCACCATATGTCTACAAATCTCCTCCACCTCCCTCTCATTCACCAGCGCCTACGTATGTGTATAAGTCTCCACCTCCTCCGTCCCCTTCACCTCCTCCACCATATGTCTACAAGTCCCCACCACCACCTTCTCCATCACCGCCACCCCCATATGTGTACAAGTCTCCACCACCGCCTTCCCCCTCACCACCACCTCCATATGTTTACAAATCTCCACCGCCTCCATCCTCTTCCCCTCCCCCTCCATATGTTTACAAGTCTCCACCACCACCATCTCCTTCACCTCCTCCACCATATATCTACAAATCTCCACCACCACCATCCCCGTCACCCCCACCTCCATATATTTACAAGTCTCCTCCCCCACCATCTCCTTCACCACCTCCTCCATATGTGTACAAGTCTCCACCTCCACCTTCCCATCTTCCACCATATATCCACAAATCACCCACTCCTAATGTCCACAAGCATCCAGCTTATCACCTTCCCTACCTCTACAACTCTCCACCACCACCTCCAAGAGTCTATTAA